The Acidimicrobiales bacterium region CTCGGCGTAGACGCCGGTGAGCTGACCGGCGAAGTCGGCGAGGACGTCACGCTCGCGTTCGAGGACGACGCGCCCGGGCCCGTCGGCCCGTGCGACGAGTCGCTGGCCGGCTTCGAGTCCGGCGGCTCGCAGCTCAGCGGCCGGGATGGTGATCTGGTGCTTCGAGCTGATCGTCGTAGCGCCTCGCCGACTGTCCTTTACCTTTCCCATGAATGTAAAGGATACCCGATTCGTGGTGGAGCGCAACGCTTGCTGGGCGTTGGCTGCTCAGGGGTGGACCAGTTCGACGTGTCGTCTCGACGTTGCCGCGAGCGGTTCGAGGTCGTCGTGATCCGCGGTGACGATCTCGTCTCCGTCGTGGGCGAGCAACACGACGGCGGCGTCGACGACATCGAAGAGGCCCGCGGCTCCCAGCAGTTGCCCGGCAGCTCGCCCCAGTTCCTCGTCGAGCGGTCGAACGTCGATGCCCGCCAACGCCTGGGACAGCCGGGCCTGGCGCGGCCCCCCACGCCATACCTGCCCGAGAGCTCCTGCGTGGGTGAGCGGCAGGTCGCCGTCGATCTGGGCAGCCTTCAAACGGACCCACATGGCTCGCTCGTTGCGCTCCAGCGCGACGAGCGCTCCGCTGTCGAGCACGACGGTCACGCCGACGTCGCCTTGGGTCCGGATGACCGGCGCCGACCGCGGACGACCGTCGCCCGCTCGCGGTCCTCACGCCGCTGTGCGGTGATCTCTTCGGGGGTGATCTCGCCGAACTCGCTCTCGAAGTCCGAGACCGCAGCGGCGAGCATGGCGAGCTTGTGGTCGCGTCGGATCCTGTCCTCGAGCGCGGCGCTCACCCAGCCGCTGACGGACTCGGCTGCCCCGGAGCGCACGGCCTGTTGACCGGCCTCGATCAGCTCCGGATCGACCGTCACCGTCAACCGCTGCTTCTTCGCGCTCATACTTGCATGGTAACAGCGGTAGTACGCTTCGCATACCCCTCGCGGTACCGGCGGACCGGAACGGGAATACCCCAGTGGGTATCGGGGTT contains the following coding sequences:
- a CDS encoding AbrB/MazE/SpoVT family DNA-binding domain-containing protein; translation: MGKVKDSRRGATTISSKHQITIPAAELRAAGLEAGQRLVARADGPGRVVLERERDVLADFAGQLTGVYAEHDLDTLRDEWD